In one Spirosoma rigui genomic region, the following are encoded:
- a CDS encoding LptF/LptG family permease, which translates to MKKIDKLVLGSFWGPFFLTLGVVIFIFLMRLLMFYIDEFVSKDLDIATFGRLLFYFALLTIPTALPLAVLLSSLMTFGNLGEFFELTALKSAGISLTRAMRPLLIVAVFISAFSFWFNNSVSPWANLKGYSLLYDIKTAKATLNLKEGIFYNDLPGYSIKVDSKVKAAEGSTTGDLLKGLVIYKHPQSGVETGNREIILADSGRMYTSKDRSYLVFELFNGNDYQEYSDNNSVSYASTGAQQRGAQFMRNGFKDYRLVISLESFGIKRTDENQFEYHEYMKNLNELSALTDSLRKDYKSTSLNVASTSRQYYSYQFKADKPTVQQQKIKEGKWVDSLLRKQDLSRPDLTQAALSQAQSILSYASSNVSYLNEKEKNVWKYQLETHHKFTQSISIFVMFLIGASMGAIIKKGGFGLPVLIAIVFFIFLYILTIAGDKYAKDGLLWVPLGAWMANLVLFPIGLFLMQRARHDSRLFDKDVYTIAFDRLKRRWKAWRASGSSAGSLS; encoded by the coding sequence ATGAAAAAAATTGACAAATTAGTACTAGGTTCATTCTGGGGTCCCTTTTTTCTTACGCTCGGCGTCGTCATCTTCATCTTCCTGATGCGGCTGCTGATGTTCTACATCGATGAGTTCGTTTCGAAAGACCTCGATATTGCCACGTTTGGTCGTCTCCTCTTTTATTTTGCGCTCCTGACTATCCCGACGGCCCTGCCGCTGGCCGTCCTCTTATCGTCGCTGATGACGTTCGGGAATCTGGGTGAGTTTTTTGAACTCACCGCCCTGAAGAGTGCGGGTATTTCGCTCACGCGCGCCATGCGTCCGTTGCTGATCGTTGCCGTATTTATCAGCGCTTTTTCCTTTTGGTTTAATAACAGTGTATCGCCCTGGGCAAACCTGAAAGGGTACAGCCTGCTGTATGACATTAAAACGGCGAAGGCTACCCTTAACTTAAAGGAAGGTATCTTTTACAACGACCTGCCCGGCTACAGCATTAAGGTAGATAGTAAAGTGAAAGCCGCCGAAGGGAGCACCACCGGCGATCTGCTGAAAGGACTGGTAATTTATAAACACCCGCAGTCTGGTGTAGAAACGGGAAACCGCGAAATTATTCTGGCCGACTCGGGACGGATGTACACGAGTAAGGACCGTAGTTATCTGGTGTTCGAACTCTTCAATGGCAACGACTACCAGGAGTATTCTGATAACAACAGTGTGAGCTATGCCAGCACGGGGGCGCAGCAGCGGGGGGCTCAATTCATGCGGAATGGATTCAAGGACTACCGGCTGGTGATTAGCCTGGAATCGTTCGGTATCAAACGTACCGACGAAAACCAGTTTGAATACCACGAGTACATGAAAAACCTGAACGAACTGTCGGCCCTGACCGATTCGTTACGGAAGGATTACAAATCAACCAGTCTTAACGTAGCCAGCACCTCGCGGCAATATTACAGCTACCAATTCAAGGCTGATAAGCCTACGGTACAGCAACAAAAGATAAAAGAAGGAAAGTGGGTCGACAGCCTGTTGCGTAAACAGGATCTCAGCCGTCCTGATCTGACCCAGGCAGCCCTGAGCCAGGCGCAGAGTATCCTGTCCTACGCCAGTTCGAACGTATCGTATCTGAACGAAAAAGAAAAGAACGTCTGGAAATACCAACTGGAAACGCACCATAAGTTTACGCAGTCGATTTCGATCTTTGTTATGTTTCTGATCGGGGCATCAATGGGAGCCATCATCAAAAAAGGTGGATTCGGGTTGCCGGTGCTAATTGCGATCGTGTTCTTCATCTTCCTGTATATCCTGACCATTGCGGGCGATAAATACGCCAAAGACGGCCTGCTGTGGGTACCCCTGGGAGCCTGGATGGCTAACCTGGTGCTGTTTCCCATTGGACTTTTTCTCATGCAGCGGGCCCGGCATGATTCGCGGCTGTTCGACAAGGACGTATATACCATTGCTTTCGACCGGTTGAAGCGCCGATGGAAGGCCTGGCGGGCCAGCGGATCGTCGGCGGGGAGCCTGTCGTAA
- the rpsO gene encoding 30S ribosomal protein S15 produces MYLTTEKKQEIFSTSGFAKSATDTGSAESQIALFTYRISHLTSHLKVHKHDYGTQLGLLKLVGKRRRLLNYLYKTDIMRYRAILAALGLRK; encoded by the coding sequence ATGTATCTAACGACCGAAAAAAAGCAGGAGATATTCTCCACCTCGGGTTTTGCCAAAAGTGCAACTGACACCGGGTCGGCCGAATCCCAGATCGCGCTGTTTACTTACCGGATCAGTCACCTGACGAGCCACCTGAAAGTTCACAAGCACGATTACGGCACCCAACTGGGATTGTTGAAATTAGTTGGTAAGCGTCGTCGCCTGCTGAACTACCTCTACAAGACCGACATCATGCGGTACCGCGCCATTCTAGCCGCGCTTGGTCTACGTAAATAA
- a CDS encoding START-like domain-containing protein — protein MEKLKFVAEYELRASPKMLFPYISTASGLSQWFASKVNTMPEQRFDFQWDNESHIARQVSMRINKGVRFEFLDTAENGSDNNYVEFRVDQSELTQSTYLRVTDYSSTNDEDELKDLWDGLMDKLKEIVGS, from the coding sequence ATGGAGAAATTGAAATTTGTTGCTGAGTACGAACTTCGGGCCTCTCCCAAAATGCTCTTTCCGTACATTAGTACGGCATCCGGCCTGTCGCAGTGGTTTGCCAGCAAGGTAAATACCATGCCCGAGCAACGGTTCGACTTTCAGTGGGACAATGAAAGTCATATTGCCCGGCAGGTGTCGATGCGTATCAACAAGGGCGTTCGGTTTGAGTTTCTGGATACGGCCGAGAATGGCTCCGACAACAACTACGTTGAGTTTCGGGTCGACCAGTCTGAGCTTACCCAGTCCACCTACCTGCGGGTTACCGACTACTCCTCAACCAACGATGAAGACGAACTCAAAGACTTGTGGGACGGTTTAATGGATAAGTTGAAGGAGATCGTTGGTAGTTAA